One genomic window of Thermococcus sp. includes the following:
- a CDS encoding cytochrome ubiquinol oxidase subunit I, whose product MDPVLLSRIQFALTAGYHWIFVPASIGMGFMVFLLWTMAAITNEEQWHKAAKFFSKWLGVFFVLGVPTGIVMEFEFGANWANYSMFVGSIFGPPLMLEGLFAFALESTFLGVLLFGMDRLPRAITWISSFFVFIGSALSGLWILIANSWQQTPTAYIIKDTPLGPRAELTNFMKAVFNPLLVSQYTHTINSAIITGAYIVAAVGAYYLLKKRHVQVARSAVAIGIVVLAISSIIQLYPTGHEEGRVIAQYQPTKLAADEGLFKTETGAPMVVFGIVDEKNQQVKYAIEIPKLLSWLAFG is encoded by the coding sequence ATGGACCCAGTACTGCTTTCAAGAATTCAGTTTGCCCTGACTGCGGGTTACCACTGGATTTTTGTGCCCGCGAGCATAGGTATGGGTTTCATGGTGTTCCTGCTATGGACCATGGCGGCTATTACCAACGAGGAACAGTGGCATAAAGCGGCAAAGTTCTTCAGCAAGTGGCTTGGAGTCTTCTTCGTGCTCGGTGTTCCAACAGGAATCGTCATGGAGTTTGAGTTCGGTGCCAACTGGGCCAATTATTCGATGTTCGTCGGTTCAATCTTTGGCCCGCCGCTAATGCTCGAAGGTCTCTTCGCCTTTGCCCTCGAGTCAACGTTTCTCGGTGTCTTGCTCTTCGGCATGGACAGGCTCCCGAGGGCCATAACGTGGATATCATCTTTCTTTGTGTTTATAGGTTCAGCACTTTCGGGTCTCTGGATTCTTATAGCCAACAGCTGGCAACAGACACCTACGGCGTACATCATTAAGGACACCCCCCTCGGCCCGAGGGCAGAACTCACGAACTTCATGAAGGCAGTCTTCAATCCGCTCCTCGTCAGCCAGTACACCCACACAATAAACTCGGCGATAATAACCGGAGCCTACATAGTTGCGGCCGTTGGAGCTTACTACCTCCTCAAGAAGAGGCACGTCCAGGTGGCGCGCTCGGCAGTGGCGATAGGAATCGTCGTTCTCGCAATAAGCTCGATAATCCAGCTCTACCCGACGGGTCACGAGGAGGGAAGGGTTATAGCCCAGTACCAGCCGACCAAGTTAGCGGCCGACGAGGGTCTCTTTAAGACAGAGACGGGGGCACCTATGGTTGTCTTCGGTATCGTTGACGAGAAGAACCAGCAGGTGAAGTACGCAATAGAGATTCCAAAGCTCCTAAGCTGGCTGGCTTTCGG